A single Kribbella aluminosa DNA region contains:
- a CDS encoding serine/threonine-protein kinase, with amino-acid sequence MEAFAGRFQLIDLIGTGGMGSVWRAWDLRRSTYVAAKVLGQHDAATLLRFVREQSLRIEHRHVIAPHGWAADDDKVVFAMDLVRGGSVATLLGDHGPLPTAYVAIMLDQLLHGLSAVHAARVVHRDVKPANLLLDVTGTGRPHLRLSDFGVAGLLDEPRMTHRSMILGTPGYLAPEQLTGADPDPRQDLYAVGAVAAELLTGERPAPDGNPREPVGPLSDFIRHLTAPDPSDRPTSAAAAAQLLATATANEPTSWANGPDTPEVFEQLPPLPSPWTPTGPQPPATPSPGPTNTPTTHQTRTNSPALPSPPAPTGQPGPGAPFAAGAEAGAGAAGAGVRASPGRVPGAGVGEAAAGVAGAGIGVGAAGVGAGGGGRDVGRGELVGGGVSQGRGSWAWWVAGVCWVGAVGLLGSAIWLLIR; translated from the coding sequence GTGGAGGCGTTTGCGGGGCGGTTTCAGCTGATCGATCTGATCGGGACCGGTGGTATGGGTTCGGTCTGGCGGGCCTGGGACCTGCGGCGGTCGACGTACGTCGCCGCGAAGGTCCTCGGGCAGCACGATGCCGCGACGCTGCTGCGGTTCGTCCGGGAACAGTCGCTGCGGATCGAGCACCGGCACGTGATCGCGCCGCACGGATGGGCCGCGGACGACGACAAGGTCGTGTTCGCGATGGACCTGGTCCGGGGCGGGTCGGTGGCGACCTTGCTCGGTGACCATGGCCCGCTGCCGACGGCGTACGTCGCCATAATGCTGGATCAACTGCTGCACGGGCTGTCCGCGGTCCACGCGGCTCGGGTCGTGCACCGGGACGTGAAACCCGCCAACCTGCTGCTGGACGTCACCGGCACCGGTCGACCGCACCTGCGGCTGTCGGACTTCGGCGTCGCCGGCCTGCTCGACGAGCCCCGGATGACCCACCGGAGCATGATCCTCGGAACCCCCGGCTACCTCGCCCCGGAACAACTGACAGGTGCCGACCCCGACCCCCGCCAGGACCTGTACGCCGTAGGAGCCGTAGCCGCCGAACTCCTGACCGGCGAGCGCCCCGCCCCCGACGGGAATCCGCGTGAACCCGTCGGCCCGCTGTCCGACTTCATCCGCCACCTCACCGCGCCCGACCCGTCCGACCGCCCCACCTCAGCAGCGGCGGCCGCCCAACTCCTTGCCACCGCCACCGCAAACGAGCCCACCTCCTGGGCAAATGGCCCCGACACCCCAGAGGTCTTCGAGCAACTCCCACCCCTTCCATCACCGTGGACCCCCACTGGCCCCCAACCACCAGCCACCCCATCTCCGGGCCCTACCAACACCCCCACCACCCACCAAACCCGAACCAACTCACCAGCCCTGCCCTCACCGCCTGCCCCAACTGGGCAGCCAGGCCCGGGTGCGCCGTTTGCGGCGGGCGCGGAGGCTGGAGCGGGTGCTGCAGGGGCGGGGGTTCGAGCGAGTCCTGGGCGTGTACCGGGTGCGGGGGTTGGAGAGGCTGCTGCGGGTGTCGCGGGTGCGGGGATTGGAGTGGGTGCTGCGGGTGTGGGGGCTGGTGGGGGTGGGCGGGATGTCGGGCGTGGGGAGTTGGTTGGGGGTGGGGTTTCGCAGGGGCGGGGGAGTTGGGCTTGGTGGGTTGCGGGGGTTTGCTGGGTGGGGGCGGTGGGGTTGTTGGGGAGTGCGATCTGGCTGTTGATTCGCTGA
- the ribD gene encoding bifunctional diaminohydroxyphosphoribosylaminopyrimidine deaminase/5-amino-6-(5-phosphoribosylamino)uracil reductase RibD, giving the protein MDVAWMRRAVELAARGTGSTHPNPVVGCVITASDGHPVGEGFHAVAGGPHAEVEALRMAGARARGGTAYVTLEPCNHTGRTGPCADALIEAGVARVVYAVPDPNRTAAGGADKLRSKNIDVVEGVLRAEAEAINQVWLHSVRVGRPFVTWKFATTLDGRSAAPDRTSKWITGPLARADVHRQRAACDAIAVGTQTVLDDDPELTVRDENDVPAARQPLRVVVGDREIPATARVRNDRAETLLLPTHDPAEVLRQLDDRQIRHLWLEGGPTLAAAFLRAGLVDQIVAYVAPAVLGSGYAAVGDLGAESIDHLRRFNLADVTRLGDDVRLTLVPLGGK; this is encoded by the coding sequence ATGGATGTCGCCTGGATGCGGCGTGCCGTCGAGCTGGCCGCGCGCGGCACCGGCAGCACGCATCCCAACCCGGTCGTCGGTTGTGTGATCACCGCGAGCGACGGGCATCCGGTCGGCGAGGGCTTCCATGCCGTTGCCGGCGGCCCGCATGCCGAGGTCGAGGCGCTCCGGATGGCGGGTGCCCGCGCTCGCGGCGGTACGGCGTACGTGACGCTGGAGCCCTGTAACCACACCGGCCGGACCGGCCCGTGCGCGGACGCGCTGATCGAGGCGGGCGTGGCGCGGGTTGTGTACGCCGTACCGGATCCGAACCGTACGGCGGCCGGCGGCGCCGACAAGCTGCGCAGCAAGAACATCGACGTCGTCGAGGGCGTACTGCGGGCTGAGGCCGAGGCGATCAACCAGGTGTGGCTGCACAGCGTCCGGGTCGGGCGGCCGTTCGTCACCTGGAAGTTCGCGACCACGCTCGACGGGCGGTCCGCGGCGCCGGACCGGACGAGCAAGTGGATCACCGGCCCGCTCGCCCGGGCGGACGTCCATCGGCAGCGGGCCGCCTGCGACGCGATCGCCGTCGGCACCCAGACGGTGCTGGACGACGACCCGGAGCTGACGGTCCGGGACGAGAACGACGTACCTGCGGCGCGGCAGCCGTTGCGGGTGGTGGTCGGCGACCGGGAGATCCCGGCGACCGCGCGGGTCCGCAACGACCGCGCGGAGACCTTGCTGCTGCCGACCCACGATCCCGCCGAGGTGCTCCGGCAGCTGGACGACCGGCAGATCCGGCACCTCTGGCTCGAAGGCGGCCCGACGCTGGCCGCCGCGTTCCTGCGCGCCGGCCTGGTCGACCAGATCGTCGCGTACGTCGCCCCGGCCGTGCTCGGTTCGGGGTACGCCGCGGTCGGCGACCTCGGCGCGGAATCGATCGACCACCTGCGGCGGTTCAACCTAGCGGACGTCACCCGCCTCGGCGACGACGTCCGGCTGACCCTGGTTCCTCTGGGAGGAAAGTAG
- a CDS encoding riboflavin synthase — translation MFTGIIEELGTVESLDLDGDAARLTIRGPRVTEDAAHGASIAVNGCCLTVVEYGGGVFTADVMRETLQRTSLGGLEKGSPVNLERAVAAHERLGGHIVQGHVDGTGTIASRTPGDRWEDVRIATSPEILKYVAEKGSIAIDGVSLTVTDVDDASGTFGVSLIPTTLELTVLGANKVGDTVNLEVDVIAKYVERLLTAGGTPSSVAGGNK, via the coding sequence ATGTTCACCGGCATCATCGAAGAACTCGGCACGGTCGAGTCCCTGGACCTCGACGGCGACGCCGCCCGGCTCACGATCCGCGGCCCGCGGGTGACCGAGGACGCCGCGCACGGCGCCTCGATCGCGGTCAACGGCTGTTGCCTGACGGTCGTCGAGTACGGCGGCGGCGTCTTCACTGCGGACGTGATGCGCGAGACGCTGCAGCGCACCAGCCTCGGCGGCCTGGAGAAGGGCTCGCCGGTCAACCTGGAGCGGGCGGTCGCCGCCCACGAAAGGCTCGGCGGGCACATCGTGCAGGGGCACGTCGACGGCACCGGAACGATCGCGTCGCGGACGCCCGGCGACCGCTGGGAGGACGTCCGGATCGCGACCTCGCCGGAGATCCTGAAGTACGTCGCCGAGAAGGGCTCGATCGCGATCGACGGGGTGTCGCTGACGGTCACCGATGTGGACGACGCGAGTGGGACGTTCGGGGTCAGCCTGATCCCGACGACGCTCGAGCTGACGGTGCTGGGCGCCAACAAGGTCGGCGACACGGTGAACCTCGAGGTCGACGTGATCGCGAAGTACGTCGAGCGCCTGCTGACCGCGGGCGGCACCCCCTCTTCTGTTGCTGGAGGCAACAAGTGA
- the pnuC gene encoding nicotinamide riboside transporter PnuC: MNPINWLLTSQVTIAGSPVLVREIVGNVFGLASALFGMRRLVAAWPVGIVGNVLLFTVFVGGIFDTPQDKDLWGQAGRQVFFAIISLYGWYRWYQTRHKGAGQAVQPRWATTRERLELLGIGVVIYAIAYFVLKALGSWGPQWDAWILTGSILATYGMARGFVEFWMIWVAVDVVGVPLLVQAKFYPSATMYVVYGLFCVLGFASWWKIQNRERAATPEAVVVG, encoded by the coding sequence GTGAACCCGATCAACTGGCTGTTGACCTCGCAAGTCACGATCGCCGGCTCCCCGGTGCTGGTCCGGGAGATCGTCGGCAACGTGTTCGGCCTGGCCAGTGCGCTGTTCGGCATGCGCCGGCTGGTCGCTGCGTGGCCGGTCGGCATCGTAGGCAACGTGCTGCTGTTCACGGTGTTCGTCGGCGGCATCTTCGACACCCCGCAGGACAAGGACCTCTGGGGCCAGGCCGGCCGTCAGGTGTTCTTCGCGATCATCAGCCTGTACGGCTGGTACCGGTGGTACCAGACCCGTCACAAGGGTGCCGGTCAGGCGGTCCAGCCGCGCTGGGCGACCACGCGCGAGCGGCTCGAACTGCTCGGGATCGGCGTCGTCATCTACGCGATCGCCTACTTCGTGCTGAAGGCGCTCGGCTCGTGGGGCCCGCAGTGGGACGCGTGGATCCTCACCGGGTCGATCCTCGCGACGTACGGGATGGCGCGCGGGTTCGTCGAGTTCTGGATGATCTGGGTGGCCGTCGACGTGGTCGGCGTACCGCTGCTGGTGCAGGCGAAGTTCTACCCGTCGGCGACGATGTACGTCGTGTACGGGCTGTTCTGTGTCCTCGGGTTCGCGTCGTGGTGGAAGATCCAGAACCGCGAGCGGGCCGCAACTCCCGAAGCTGTGGTGGTGGGCTGA